GGGGGCATCGGAAGCGAACAGGACGCGATCGGCGCCGAAGAACGAGAGCCCGCACTCGGTGGCCGCACGCGACCCGAAAACTGCCGTATCGCCGTAGAACATGTGGAAATAGTCGAGAGGTCGCTTCTTCAGTCTCTGGACCACCCGGGTCAGGTCCTCGCCCGACGTGCGGCTCCCGATCTGGTCCCAACCCGGGCCCACGCGCCCCTCGAAGTAGGGAACCATGGCGCCCAAATGGTGGGTGATGACCTTGAGGTTGGGATGCCGGTCGAAAAGTCCGGCGAACACGATCCGGGCCATGGCGACGCTCGTCTCGTAGGGCCAGCCAAAGGCCCACCAGATCTCGTACTTCGAGCTGTCCTCGACGGGGTAGTCGGCAAAGCTGGCGCCGCGGGCGGGGTGCAGCAAGATGGGAAGATCGTAGCCCGCCATCAGATCGAAGAGCGGCAAAAAATCGGGCGAATCGACCGGCCGG
This region of Vicinamibacteria bacterium genomic DNA includes:
- a CDS encoding amidohydrolase family protein — encoded protein: RPVDSPDFLPLFDLMAGYDLPILLHPARGASFADYPVEDSSKYEIWWAFGWPYETSVAMARIVFAGLFDRHPNLKVITHHLGAMVPYFEGRVGPGWDQIGSRTSGEDLTRVVQRLKKRPLDYFHMFYGDTAVFGSRAATECGLSFFGADRVLFASDAPFDPEKGPMYIRETIRVLDSLAISTEDRERIYFRNAEKLLRVGERQS